A region from the Polaribacter sp. Hel1_33_78 genome encodes:
- a CDS encoding O-succinylhomoserine sulfhydrylase, giving the protein MSKHFETQAIRSQTERSQFSEHSTPLYLTSSFVFEDAEEMRASFAEEKERNLYSRFSNPNTTEFVDKIVAMEGAEAGYAFATGMSAIFSTFAALLNAGDHVVSCRSVFGSTHSMFTKYLPKWNIETSYFKVNEVDLVENLIKENTKILYIETPTNPAVDILDLALIGKIAKKHNLIFIVDNCFATPYIQQPIKFGADLVIHSATKLIDGQGRVLGGVTVGNEELMREIYLFARNTGPAMSPFNAWVLSKSLETLSIRVEKHCENALKVAEFLEGNTNVELVKYPFLKSHPQYKVAKNQMKLGGNIVAFEIKGGINAGRNFLDNIKMCSLSANLGDTRTIVTHPSSTTHGRLSEEDRLEVGITDGLVRVSVGLENVKDIITDIEHALNAKKSH; this is encoded by the coding sequence ATGAGCAAACATTTCGAAACACAAGCGATTAGAAGTCAGACTGAAAGGTCTCAGTTTTCTGAACATTCTACGCCGTTATATTTAACGTCTAGTTTTGTTTTTGAAGACGCAGAAGAAATGAGAGCTTCTTTTGCTGAAGAAAAAGAACGTAATTTATATAGTCGGTTTTCAAACCCAAATACAACTGAATTTGTAGATAAAATTGTAGCTATGGAAGGTGCAGAAGCGGGTTATGCTTTTGCAACAGGAATGTCCGCTATTTTTTCAACATTTGCTGCTTTGTTAAATGCAGGAGACCATGTTGTTTCTTGCAGATCTGTATTTGGCTCTACGCATAGTATGTTTACCAAATATTTACCAAAATGGAATATCGAAACTTCTTATTTTAAGGTAAATGAAGTAGATTTAGTAGAAAACTTAATAAAAGAGAATACAAAGATTCTTTATATAGAAACACCAACAAACCCTGCGGTAGATATTTTAGACTTAGCATTGATTGGTAAGATTGCCAAAAAACACAACCTTATTTTTATTGTAGATAATTGTTTTGCAACCCCTTACATTCAACAACCAATTAAATTCGGAGCAGATTTGGTCATTCATTCAGCGACTAAATTAATCGATGGGCAAGGAAGAGTTTTAGGGGGTGTTACCGTTGGAAACGAAGAGTTAATGAGAGAGATTTATTTATTTGCAAGAAATACTGGGCCAGCAATGTCACCTTTTAATGCTTGGGTATTGTCTAAAAGTTTAGAAACACTGTCAATAAGAGTCGAAAAGCATTGCGAAAATGCATTAAAAGTAGCCGAATTTTTGGAAGGAAATACGAATGTTGAATTGGTAAAATATCCATTTTTAAAATCGCATCCACAGTATAAAGTGGCAAAAAATCAAATGAAACTTGGAGGTAATATTGTTGCTTTCGAAATTAAAGGCGGAATTAATGCAGGAAGAAACTTTTTAGATAACATAAAAATGTGTTCATTGTCTGCAAATTTAGGCGATACCAGAACGATTGTTACCCATCCATCATCAACAACTCATGGGCGTTTATCTGAAGAAGATAGATTAGAAGTAGGTATTACAGACGGCTTGGTTCGTGTTTCTGTTGGTTTAGAAAATGTAAAGGATATTATTACAGATATTGAGCACGCATTGAATGCTAAAAAATCACATTAA
- the thrA gene encoding bifunctional aspartate kinase/homoserine dehydrogenase I, which translates to MKHRLQHIKISDFSTESGTRFNNLQLSYQLFGKKLGTAPIVLVNHALTGNSDVAGENGWWKDVVGFEKTIDTNFYTILAFNIPGNGFDSFVIDAYKSFIARDVARLFLKGLQKLKIESLFALIGGSLGGGIGWEMLVLSTKLTKHFIPVATDWKSTDWLIANCQIQEQFLVNSKNPVHDARMHAMLCYRTPASFKERFQRTKNDALKIFNVESWLLHHGNKLQERYQLSSYKLMNQLLKTIDVTNNGEKKIEILDSIAADIHIIGVDSDLFFTAEENRETHKKLALTKENVTYNEINSVHGHDAFLIEYEQLQTIIEPIFNKDYRKKKMKVVKFGGKSLANGKGIENVLEIIRKKYKNNEKITVVASARGNSTNDLESILMKAAEKTAYKKKFEAFKEYQQIPNSSVDFSKEFSRLETIFEGVSLLGDYSQKIKDEVLAQGELLSVKLLASLLEKENISANATDARTLIITDENFGNAQPISSLSKENVIAYYKQNKETINIVTGFISSNKKGETTTLGRNGSNYTAALLANFLDADELQNYTHVSGIYTANPDLVADAKKIEELSFSEANELANFGATILHAKSIIPLLEKNINLRILNTFNKEDKGTLITSESTTKGIKSISTINNVALLNFEGRGLLGKVGVDARIFKALSDKNINVSIISQGSSERGIGLIIEAERAHEAVFSLEKEFENDFYSQDVNQISIVDDVAVISIIGQDLSEFHHPYNALIKNQIVPVLFNNTVSGKNVSLVVRKEELHKAVNVIHGQVFGVTKKINIAVFGKGLVGGTLIDQIIDNTPSVLERRKIQLNVFAIANSKKVLLSKNGVSKNWKENLLANGEENLKVEDIIAFAKAHHFENLIAVDNTSNINFVKNYIPFIEAGFDLVSCNKIANTLSFDFYKEVRAKLKEFKKQYLYETNVGAGLPLIDTIRLLHESGENITKIRGVFSGSLSYLFNNFSTKNVPFSSILQEAIDKGFTEPDPREDLGGNDVARKLLILARELDLENELPEVEIKNLIPGKLRGNSVSAFLDNLELLDDEYQTLKEDQKPNHVLRYIGELSGDLSQNKGNLEVKLVSTPESTPLGSLKGSDAIFEIYTESYGAQPIVIQGAGAGASVTARGVFGDILRLAKHNN; encoded by the coding sequence TTGAAACACCGATTGCAACATATCAAGATTAGTGATTTTAGCACAGAAAGCGGAACGCGATTTAATAACCTTCAATTAAGTTATCAATTGTTTGGTAAAAAATTAGGCACTGCACCCATTGTTTTGGTAAATCATGCATTAACAGGTAATAGTGATGTTGCAGGTGAAAACGGTTGGTGGAAAGATGTTGTAGGATTTGAAAAAACAATCGATACTAATTTTTACACAATTTTAGCATTTAACATTCCTGGAAATGGTTTTGATAGTTTTGTAATCGATGCTTATAAAAGTTTTATTGCAAGAGATGTTGCACGCCTCTTTTTAAAAGGATTACAAAAATTAAAAATTGAGTCTCTTTTTGCTTTAATAGGAGGTTCTTTAGGAGGAGGAATAGGCTGGGAAATGTTGGTTTTAAGCACAAAATTGACAAAACACTTTATCCCTGTCGCAACAGATTGGAAATCTACAGATTGGTTAATTGCTAATTGTCAAATTCAAGAGCAATTTTTGGTAAATTCAAAAAATCCAGTACATGATGCCCGTATGCATGCCATGCTTTGTTACAGAACTCCGGCATCTTTTAAAGAGCGTTTTCAGCGAACGAAAAATGACGCATTAAAAATATTTAATGTAGAAAGTTGGTTGTTACATCATGGAAATAAATTGCAAGAAAGATATCAATTGTCATCCTATAAATTAATGAATCAATTATTAAAAACAATTGATGTAACAAATAATGGTGAGAAAAAAATCGAAATTTTAGATTCAATTGCAGCTGATATCCATATTATCGGTGTTGATTCAGATCTATTTTTTACAGCGGAAGAAAATAGAGAAACTCATAAAAAGTTAGCATTAACAAAAGAGAATGTTACCTATAATGAAATAAATTCTGTACATGGCCATGACGCATTTTTAATCGAATATGAGCAATTACAGACAATTATCGAACCAATCTTCAATAAAGATTATAGAAAGAAAAAAATGAAGGTAGTTAAGTTTGGAGGAAAATCTTTAGCCAATGGGAAAGGGATAGAGAATGTACTAGAAATCATTCGAAAGAAATATAAAAATAACGAAAAAATTACAGTAGTTGCTTCTGCAAGAGGAAATTCTACAAACGATTTAGAATCGATTTTAATGAAAGCTGCAGAAAAAACAGCCTATAAGAAAAAATTTGAAGCGTTTAAAGAATATCAACAAATCCCGAATAGTTCTGTAGATTTTTCGAAAGAATTTTCAAGACTAGAAACCATTTTTGAAGGGGTTTCTCTCTTAGGTGATTACAGTCAAAAAATAAAAGACGAGGTATTGGCTCAAGGTGAATTATTATCTGTTAAACTTTTGGCTAGTTTATTAGAAAAAGAAAATATTTCCGCAAATGCAACAGATGCTAGAACTTTAATTATTACCGATGAAAACTTTGGCAACGCACAACCAATTTCATCTCTTTCTAAAGAAAATGTCATTGCATATTACAAACAAAATAAGGAGACAATAAATATTGTAACAGGTTTTATTTCTTCAAATAAAAAAGGAGAAACGACAACTTTAGGTAGAAATGGAAGTAATTATACGGCAGCTTTATTGGCAAATTTTTTAGATGCTGACGAGTTGCAAAATTACACACATGTTAGTGGTATTTATACTGCTAATCCAGATTTGGTGGCTGATGCAAAAAAAATTGAAGAATTATCTTTTTCCGAAGCCAATGAATTAGCAAATTTTGGAGCAACTATTTTACATGCAAAGTCGATTATTCCTTTGTTAGAAAAGAATATAAATCTCCGTATTTTAAATACGTTTAACAAAGAAGATAAAGGAACCTTAATTACTTCAGAGTCAACTACAAAAGGAATTAAATCTATTTCTACAATTAATAATGTTGCCTTGTTAAATTTTGAAGGTAGAGGTTTATTAGGGAAAGTAGGAGTGGACGCTCGAATTTTTAAAGCTTTGAGTGATAAGAATATTAATGTTAGTATAATTTCTCAAGGTTCTTCAGAAAGAGGAATTGGTTTAATTATTGAAGCTGAAAGAGCACACGAAGCAGTTTTTTCTTTGGAAAAAGAGTTTGAAAATGATTTTTATTCGCAAGATGTCAATCAAATTTCAATTGTAGATGATGTTGCCGTAATCTCAATTATTGGTCAAGATTTAAGTGAGTTTCATCATCCTTATAATGCCTTAATTAAAAATCAAATTGTACCTGTTTTATTTAATAACACAGTGTCTGGTAAAAATGTGAGTTTGGTGGTGAGAAAGGAGGAATTGCATAAAGCGGTTAATGTAATTCACGGTCAAGTTTTTGGAGTAACCAAAAAAATAAACATTGCAGTTTTTGGGAAGGGGTTAGTTGGTGGAACTTTAATAGACCAAATCATTGATAATACACCATCAGTTTTAGAAAGAAGAAAAATTCAGTTGAATGTTTTTGCGATAGCAAACTCTAAAAAAGTATTACTGAGTAAAAACGGAGTTTCTAAAAATTGGAAAGAGAATCTTCTAGCCAATGGAGAAGAGAATCTAAAAGTTGAAGATATTATTGCATTCGCAAAAGCACATCATTTTGAAAATTTAATTGCAGTTGATAATACCTCGAACATAAATTTTGTTAAGAATTATATTCCTTTTATTGAAGCTGGTTTTGATTTGGTTTCTTGTAACAAAATTGCAAATACATTATCTTTTGATTTTTACAAAGAAGTAAGAGCGAAGTTAAAAGAATTCAAAAAACAATATTTGTATGAGACAAATGTTGGTGCAGGGTTACCTTTGATTGATACCATTCGTTTATTACATGAGTCAGGAGAGAATATTACCAAAATTAGAGGTGTTTTTTCGGGGTCTTTAAGTTATTTATTTAACAATTTTTCTACAAAAAATGTTCCCTTTTCAAGCATATTACAGGAAGCTATTGATAAAGGCTTTACAGAGCCAGATCCTCGTGAAGATTTAGGAGGAAATGATGTTGCTAGAAAATTATTAATTTTAGCAAGAGAGCTAGATCTTGAAAATGAATTACCAGAAGTGGAAATTAAAAATCTAATTCCGGGAAAACTAAGAGGCAATTCTGTTAGTGCTTTTTTAGATAATTTAGAGTTATTAGACGACGAATATCAAACTTTAAAAGAGGACCAAAAACCAAATCACGTTCTAAGATATATTGGTGAATTAAGTGGAGATTTATCTCAAAATAAAGGCAATTTAGAAGTAAAATTAGTTTCTACCCCAGAAAGTACTCCTTTGGGTTCGTTAAAAGGTTCTGATGCTATTTTTGAAATTTATACGGAATCTTACGGAGCACAACCCATCGTAATTCAGGGGGCAGGGGCAGGAGCAAGTGTAACCGCAAGAGGCGTTTTTGGAGATATCTTAAGATTAGCAAAACACAATAATTAG
- a CDS encoding O-acetylhomoserine aminocarboxypropyltransferase/cysteine synthase family protein: MSTLKLATNALHAGHDVTANGGTRAVPIYQTTSYVFNNSEHAANLFSLKELGFIYTRLNNPTNQILQERLATLEGGIGAVVFASGTAAIATGLLTLLKAGDHIVASSSLYGGTYNLLSVTLPRFGITTTFVDASNPDNFEAAVQDNTRAFFVESLGNPKLDVLDLDAISLHAKKAEVPFIVDNTVATPVLLNPIKHGADIVIHSLTKYIGGQGTSLGGAIVDAGTFNWANGKFPEFTEPSAGYHGLKYYEVLGAASYTFKLILEGLRDFGGALSPTNAFNIIQGLETLPVRIKQHSTNALALAKWLEEQDAVAWVNYPGLESSKYKSLANKYLPKGQSGIVTFGPKKGFEAAKAIADKTKVFSLLANIGDTKSLIIHPASTTHQQLDTEAQQSAGVSQDLIRLSVGIEDLEDLKADLKAAFSEI, translated from the coding sequence ATGAGTACATTAAAATTAGCAACTAACGCGTTGCACGCAGGACATGACGTGACTGCAAACGGAGGTACAAGAGCAGTGCCTATTTATCAAACGACATCGTATGTTTTTAACAATTCAGAACATGCAGCAAATCTTTTTTCTTTAAAAGAATTAGGATTTATTTATACTCGTTTAAACAACCCAACAAATCAAATTTTACAAGAGCGTTTGGCGACATTAGAAGGCGGAATTGGAGCTGTTGTTTTTGCTTCTGGAACGGCTGCAATTGCTACAGGTCTATTAACGCTTTTAAAAGCTGGAGATCATATTGTTGCTTCAAGTAGTTTGTATGGAGGGACCTATAATTTATTGAGCGTAACATTACCAAGATTCGGTATTACTACTACGTTTGTAGATGCCTCAAATCCTGATAATTTTGAAGCGGCAGTCCAGGATAATACAAGAGCATTTTTTGTGGAATCTTTAGGGAACCCGAAGTTAGATGTGTTAGATTTAGATGCAATTTCTTTGCATGCAAAAAAAGCAGAAGTTCCTTTTATCGTTGATAATACCGTTGCAACTCCTGTTTTATTAAATCCGATAAAACACGGAGCTGATATTGTAATTCATTCGCTTACAAAATATATTGGTGGACAAGGAACGTCTCTAGGAGGTGCCATTGTAGATGCAGGAACTTTTAATTGGGCAAATGGAAAATTTCCTGAATTTACAGAACCTTCTGCAGGTTACCATGGTTTAAAATACTACGAAGTTTTAGGTGCTGCGTCATATACTTTTAAATTAATTTTAGAAGGATTACGTGATTTTGGAGGAGCTTTGAGTCCAACAAATGCTTTTAATATTATTCAAGGTTTAGAAACTTTACCTGTTAGAATAAAACAACACTCTACAAATGCATTGGCATTGGCAAAATGGTTAGAAGAGCAAGATGCTGTCGCTTGGGTAAATTATCCTGGGTTAGAAAGTAGCAAATATAAATCTTTAGCAAACAAATATTTACCAAAAGGACAAAGTGGAATTGTAACTTTTGGACCTAAAAAAGGTTTTGAAGCAGCAAAGGCAATTGCAGATAAAACAAAAGTATTCTCTTTATTAGCAAATATTGGTGATACAAAATCGCTAATTATTCATCCTGCTAGCACAACACATCAACAATTAGATACAGAAGCTCAACAAAGTGCAGGAGTTTCTCAAGACCTAATTAGATTGTCTGTTGGTATTGAAGATTTAGAAGATTTAAAAGCGGATTTGAAAGCTGCATTTTCAGAAATATAA
- the metK gene encoding methionine adenosyltransferase, with translation MSYLFTSESVSEGHPDKVADQISDALIDNFLAFDKNSKVACETLVTTGQVILAGEVKSKTYLDVQQIARDVINKIGYTKSAYMFDGNSCGVLSAIHEQSPDINQGVDKMNPEEQGAGDQGMMFGYATDETENYMPLALELSHRLLKELAELRRENKDITYLRPDAKSQVTIEYSDDNIPQRIDAIVISTQHDDFDKSEEVMLTKIKKEIVEILIPRVVAKLPTHIQKLFTDHITYHINPTGVFVIGGPHGDTGLTGRKIIVDTYGGKGAHGGGAFSGKDPSKVDRSGAYATRHIAKNLVAAGLCKEVLVQVSYAIGVAEPTSINVDTYQTSTIDLTDGEISKIVETIFDMRPYFIEQRLKLRTPIYSDTAAYGHMGRTSEIKIVTFSNPMGETVSEEVETFTWEKLDYVDKVKEAFKL, from the coding sequence ATGTCATATTTATTTACCTCAGAAAGTGTTTCTGAAGGACATCCAGATAAAGTTGCAGACCAAATTTCTGATGCTTTAATTGATAACTTTTTAGCATTCGACAAAAATAGTAAAGTTGCTTGTGAGACTTTAGTTACAACGGGTCAGGTGATTTTAGCAGGTGAAGTAAAATCTAAGACGTATTTAGACGTTCAGCAAATTGCAAGAGACGTAATTAATAAAATTGGTTATACTAAAAGTGCCTACATGTTCGATGGTAATTCTTGTGGCGTTTTATCTGCAATTCACGAACAATCACCAGATATTAATCAAGGTGTAGATAAGATGAACCCAGAAGAACAAGGCGCTGGAGATCAAGGAATGATGTTTGGTTATGCTACTGATGAGACTGAAAACTATATGCCTTTGGCCTTAGAATTATCTCATCGTTTATTAAAAGAACTAGCTGAATTACGGAGAGAAAATAAAGATATTACCTATTTACGACCAGATGCAAAATCTCAAGTAACAATAGAGTATTCTGATGATAACATTCCGCAAAGAATTGATGCAATTGTAATCTCTACGCAGCATGATGATTTTGACAAATCTGAAGAAGTAATGCTAACTAAAATCAAAAAAGAAATTGTTGAAATTTTGATTCCTAGAGTTGTTGCAAAGTTGCCTACTCATATTCAAAAATTATTTACGGATCATATTACGTATCACATAAACCCGACTGGTGTTTTTGTCATCGGAGGACCTCATGGAGATACTGGTTTAACTGGAAGAAAAATTATTGTTGATACATACGGTGGAAAAGGAGCTCATGGTGGTGGTGCTTTTTCTGGAAAAGATCCAAGTAAAGTAGATCGCTCCGGAGCTTATGCAACAAGACATATTGCTAAAAACTTAGTAGCTGCAGGACTTTGTAAAGAAGTTTTAGTGCAAGTTTCTTATGCCATTGGCGTTGCAGAACCAACAAGTATAAATGTAGATACGTATCAAACATCTACCATAGATTTAACGGATGGAGAAATTAGTAAAATTGTAGAAACTATTTTTGATATGCGCCCCTATTTTATTGAACAACGTTTAAAATTAAGAACACCTATTTACTCTGATACTGCTGCTTATGGACACATGGGAAGAACTTCAGAAATAAAAATAGTTACTTTTTCTAACCCAATGGGAGAGACTGTTTCTGAAGAAGTAGAAACCTTTACTTGGGAAAAATTAGATTATGTTGACAAAGTGAAAGAAGCCTTTAAATTATAA
- a CDS encoding LruC domain-containing protein, with the protein MKKFNIYFLISFLIIFSSCIPNDVDMQEPETVEVSENAIQVLENLDIPNGFNFETERDVILTIIDATPFVKYEVFAYSSDYDSEAENISEALKSLLYAGKPYNGIVNHVLSLSSVYDKVYISRKDGLEYSYEIIDVLNNKIDFTITASKTANKTARAYKVSSTGCVECTENVFINGDFEDGPALPRSYIQPQESFVDGWSTTATDNRIELWKSGFLGVPALNGRYFAELNATQNSALYQRICTSPGAEISWSVWHRGRAGTDTAVVRIGENLATATIETTMTTGNTAWVKYSGTYTVPFGQDDTYFIFEAVNTAGSISVGNFIDNVVITETLAGDCAEVTNKMFYPNEFTNATIAFEDLWPYSGDYDFNDLVISYNIKTILNAENNVTQVDYNYIVESIGAGYKNGFGLELEGVSPSAISSVTGSNLTEGIITNNANGTEQAQPNAVIIFFDNAHLNVGLPNTISIVFENPITTAALGNAPFNPFLIANMNRLKEVHLPNKPTTYYPTTVSIEEGPTVRDSDGNFKTPEGFPWAMNINGKYKAPKEKVIITEAYNFFANWATSGGTSYPDWYQNKRGYRNNANLKN; encoded by the coding sequence ATGAAAAAATTTAATATTTACTTTTTAATTTCTTTTTTAATAATTTTTAGTTCTTGTATACCAAATGATGTTGATATGCAAGAACCTGAAACAGTAGAGGTTTCAGAAAATGCAATACAAGTCTTAGAAAACTTAGACATTCCAAATGGATTTAATTTTGAAACTGAAAGAGATGTAATATTAACTATTATTGATGCAACACCTTTTGTAAAATATGAAGTTTTTGCCTATTCAAGCGATTATGACTCTGAAGCTGAAAATATTTCTGAAGCACTCAAAAGTTTGTTATATGCTGGTAAACCATATAATGGCATCGTTAATCATGTGCTTAGTTTGTCTAGTGTTTATGATAAAGTATATATTTCTAGAAAAGATGGACTGGAGTATTCTTACGAAATTATAGACGTTTTAAATAATAAAATTGATTTTACGATAACGGCCAGTAAGACTGCGAATAAAACTGCTAGAGCTTATAAAGTAAGCAGCACGGGTTGTGTAGAATGTACCGAAAACGTTTTTATAAATGGTGATTTTGAAGATGGGCCTGCGCTTCCTAGAAGTTATATCCAACCCCAGGAAAGTTTTGTTGATGGCTGGTCTACGACAGCAACTGATAATAGGATTGAGTTGTGGAAATCTGGATTTCTTGGAGTACCTGCTCTAAATGGAAGATATTTTGCAGAACTAAATGCAACACAAAACTCAGCACTGTATCAACGTATTTGTACTAGCCCTGGAGCAGAAATAAGCTGGTCGGTATGGCATCGCGGTCGGGCAGGAACCGATACCGCCGTGGTAAGAATTGGAGAAAATTTAGCTACGGCGACTATTGAAACTACAATGACCACCGGTAATACTGCCTGGGTAAAGTATTCTGGAACCTACACCGTACCCTTTGGACAAGATGACACTTATTTTATTTTTGAAGCTGTAAATACAGCTGGCAGTATAAGTGTTGGTAATTTTATTGACAATGTTGTTATTACAGAAACGCTTGCTGGTGATTGTGCAGAAGTCACTAATAAAATGTTTTATCCAAATGAATTTACAAATGCAACCATAGCGTTCGAAGACTTATGGCCATACTCCGGCGATTATGATTTTAATGATTTAGTTATTAGTTACAACATAAAAACCATTTTAAATGCAGAAAATAATGTAACGCAAGTAGATTATAATTATATCGTTGAATCTATTGGAGCAGGTTATAAGAACGGCTTTGGTTTAGAATTAGAAGGTGTTTCGCCTTCAGCAATCTCAAGTGTTACCGGATCAAATTTAACGGAAGGCATTATAACGAATAATGCGAATGGAACAGAGCAAGCACAACCAAATGCGGTGATTATATTCTTTGATAACGCCCACCTGAATGTAGGGTTACCCAATACCATATCTATTGTATTCGAGAACCCTATAACTACTGCTGCTCTAGGTAATGCTCCTTTTAATCCTTTTCTAATCGCAAACATGAATAGACTTAAAGAAGTACACTTACCTAATAAACCAACAACTTATTATCCAACAACGGTATCTATTGAAGAGGGACCAACAGTTCGAGATAGTGATGGTAATTTTAAAACACCTGAAGGTTTCCCTTGGGCTATGAATATAAATGGAAAATACAAAGCGCCAAAAGAAAAAGTTATTATTACGGAGGCTTATAACTTCTTTGCTAATTGGGCAACCTCTGGAGGTACATCCTATCCAGATTGGTATCAAAATAAACGTGGATATAGGAACAATGCTAACTTAAAAAATTAA
- a CDS encoding amidohydrolase yields MKQLLTFLLLAILFSSCTNHSNKLLESQFLYFGGDIITMSGDEPTYAEAIVTSGDSIAFVGPLSEAKKRFPSSKKNNLNGKTLLPGFIDAHAHFAGFPSQSIGAQILPPPDAGANNIESLIQILKDWSTPENIKLTGWIFGMGFDDSVLEDKRFPTKSDLDKVSTEYPIMIVHISGHFCVVNSKGLELLNINSETPNPEGGIIRRIGDTQEPNGVLEELAAIPYMPAVLGPKSEEALKVFLTAGQNMALSYGYTTVQEGRAMKNSHLFLEHAANTDFLKLDVVSYIDYSISDSLLTSDWYSSSYKNHYRIAGVKLTLDGSPQGRTAWRTKPYLVPPKGAKKGYLGYPAIPSDEEVEKIYEKAFQNNWQIHTHANGDAAMDQMIRSLKKVTDTYGNKGRRDVLIHGQYVREDQLDDFKDLNIIASLFPLHTFYWGDWHKEIIGDSLGNKISPTRTALNKGLKITIHTDAPVALPNLMRVIWTATNRVSRSGKIIGEKERLTPYEALKCITEWSAYQHFEEDRKGTIEVGKLADLVILNENPLKSELDDIKDILVMETIKEGVTVYKKEEF; encoded by the coding sequence ATGAAACAGCTTTTAACATTTTTACTTCTAGCAATACTATTTTCCAGTTGTACTAATCATTCTAATAAATTGCTTGAAAGTCAATTTTTATATTTTGGAGGAGATATTATCACTATGAGCGGAGACGAACCCACTTACGCTGAAGCCATAGTTACGAGCGGAGATTCTATCGCATTTGTTGGTCCTCTTTCTGAAGCAAAAAAACGCTTTCCTTCTTCAAAAAAAAATAATCTGAACGGAAAAACATTACTCCCTGGCTTTATAGATGCGCATGCACATTTTGCAGGATTTCCGAGTCAATCTATTGGAGCGCAAATACTTCCACCACCGGATGCTGGGGCAAACAATATCGAATCATTAATTCAGATCTTAAAAGATTGGTCAACTCCAGAAAACATTAAATTAACAGGTTGGATTTTCGGAATGGGTTTTGACGACTCCGTATTAGAGGATAAAAGGTTTCCAACAAAAAGTGATTTAGATAAAGTTTCAACCGAATACCCTATTATGATTGTTCATATTTCCGGACATTTTTGTGTGGTAAATAGCAAAGGACTAGAATTACTAAATATCAACTCAGAGACACCCAATCCAGAAGGCGGAATTATCAGACGCATTGGGGATACCCAAGAACCCAATGGCGTATTAGAAGAATTAGCTGCAATTCCATATATGCCGGCTGTTCTCGGACCTAAAAGTGAAGAAGCATTAAAAGTATTTCTAACGGCGGGACAAAACATGGCGTTGTCTTATGGCTATACAACTGTTCAAGAAGGACGCGCAATGAAGAATTCGCATCTTTTTTTAGAGCATGCTGCCAATACTGATTTCTTGAAGCTCGACGTTGTAAGTTATATCGATTACTCAATTTCAGACTCCTTATTAACATCTGATTGGTATAGCTCTTCCTATAAAAATCATTACAGAATTGCTGGGGTTAAGCTCACTTTAGATGGATCTCCGCAAGGAAGAACAGCTTGGAGAACTAAACCTTACTTGGTGCCTCCAAAGGGTGCAAAAAAAGGATATTTAGGATATCCTGCTATTCCCTCTGACGAAGAAGTTGAAAAAATTTATGAAAAAGCTTTTCAAAATAATTGGCAAATACATACGCATGCAAATGGAGATGCTGCGATGGATCAAATGATTAGAAGCTTAAAAAAAGTGACCGATACTTACGGAAATAAAGGTAGACGAGATGTTCTTATTCATGGCCAGTATGTTCGAGAGGATCAGCTAGATGATTTTAAAGATTTAAATATCATAGCATCCCTTTTTCCATTGCATACTTTTTATTGGGGAGATTGGCATAAAGAAATTATTGGTGATAGTTTAGGTAATAAAATTAGTCCCACCAGAACAGCATTAAATAAAGGGCTCAAAATAACAATACATACGGATGCTCCTGTGGCTTTACCAAACTTGATGCGCGTTATATGGACAGCTACAAATCGCGTTTCAAGATCAGGGAAAATTATAGGTGAAAAAGAAAGATTAACACCTTATGAAGCTCTGAAATGCATCACTGAATGGTCAGCTTACCAACATTTTGAAGAAGACCGAAAAGGTACGATCGAAGTTGGTAAACTTGCTGATTTAGTAATTCTAAATGAAAATCCTTTGAAATCTGAGCTCGATGACATCAAAGACATTTTAGTTATGGAAACCATTAAAGAAGGTGTAACCGTTTACAAAAAAGAAGAGTTCTAA